A region of Myxococcus stipitatus DSM 14675 DNA encodes the following proteins:
- a CDS encoding M16 family metallopeptidase, which yields MRRLITALVSLSLAGCASQQKPTPAEPAPAPAPATPAAPADAEAFRATAPQPGKPPELVLPVFQKATLDNGLTVLVSTRRELPLVYAGLVFAAGSAQDPVGKPGLADLTYRMLLEGAGTRDTVALDNALGDLGTSAMQDVSPDGSRLGVRVLTRNLDGALALLSDMALRPTFAPKAFERRKKQQLADLVRRLGSPNALGQLVFLSSTFGSTHPYGHSATGTPDSVQSLTLEDVQGFYKKQVGPAAAALVLTGDISLEDAVALARKHLGGWKAPAVPPAAPPAPPASTRQAVYVVPKPGLDQTVMMLGRPAIAAGNPDEFALDLATTVFGGFFGSRLNMNLREDKGYSYGAGAGIDPRLGVGPLSAATSVRADVTGPALGETMKELHGLKSRPITEKELEAAREGLIRAFPGSFETVEGLGSSAAVLFMKRQPLDEYSRTVEGLRTATAAEVQRAAEKYLDPATLQIILVGDPLLIQEQVTPLNLGKLMPVEPDTEPGKPRATR from the coding sequence ATGCGCCGCCTCATCACCGCCCTCGTCTCCCTCTCGCTGGCCGGCTGCGCCAGTCAGCAGAAGCCCACGCCCGCCGAGCCCGCGCCGGCGCCCGCTCCGGCCACACCCGCGGCCCCCGCCGACGCGGAGGCCTTCCGCGCGACGGCGCCCCAGCCCGGCAAGCCCCCGGAGCTGGTGCTGCCCGTCTTCCAGAAGGCCACGCTCGACAACGGGCTCACCGTGCTGGTGAGTACCCGGCGGGAGCTGCCGCTCGTGTACGCGGGGCTCGTCTTCGCGGCGGGCAGCGCGCAGGACCCGGTGGGCAAGCCGGGCCTGGCCGACCTGACGTATCGGATGTTGTTGGAGGGCGCGGGCACCCGCGACACGGTGGCGCTGGACAACGCCCTGGGAGACCTGGGGACCTCCGCCATGCAGGACGTGTCCCCGGACGGCTCGCGGCTGGGCGTGCGGGTCCTGACGCGCAACCTGGACGGCGCGCTCGCGCTGCTGTCGGACATGGCGCTGCGGCCCACCTTCGCGCCCAAGGCCTTCGAGCGCCGGAAGAAGCAGCAGCTCGCGGACCTGGTGCGCCGCCTGGGCAGCCCCAACGCGCTGGGGCAGCTGGTCTTCCTCTCCTCCACCTTCGGGAGCACCCACCCGTACGGGCACAGCGCGACGGGCACGCCCGACTCGGTGCAGTCGCTCACGCTGGAGGACGTGCAGGGCTTCTACAAGAAGCAGGTGGGCCCGGCCGCCGCGGCGCTCGTGCTGACGGGGGACATCTCCCTGGAGGACGCGGTGGCGCTCGCGCGCAAGCACCTGGGGGGATGGAAGGCGCCCGCGGTGCCGCCCGCCGCGCCTCCCGCGCCTCCCGCGTCCACGCGCCAGGCCGTCTACGTGGTGCCCAAGCCCGGCCTGGACCAGACGGTGATGATGCTGGGCCGGCCCGCCATCGCCGCGGGGAACCCGGACGAGTTCGCCCTGGACCTGGCCACCACCGTGTTCGGCGGCTTCTTCGGCAGCCGGCTCAACATGAACCTGCGCGAGGACAAGGGCTACAGCTACGGCGCCGGCGCGGGCATCGACCCTCGGCTGGGCGTGGGCCCGCTGAGCGCGGCCACGTCCGTGCGCGCGGACGTCACCGGGCCCGCGCTCGGTGAGACGATGAAGGAGCTCCACGGGCTGAAGTCGCGCCCCATCACGGAGAAGGAGCTGGAGGCCGCTCGCGAGGGCCTCATCCGCGCCTTCCCGGGCTCCTTCGAGACGGTGGAGGGACTGGGCTCCAGCGCCGCGGTGCTGTTCATGAAGCGCCAGCCGCTGGATGAGTACAGCCGCACCGTGGAGGGCCTGCGCACGGCCACCGCGGCCGAGGTGCAGCGCGCGGCGGAGAAGTACCTGGACCCGGCCACGCTGCAAATCATCCTCGTGGGCGACCCGCTCCTCATCCAGGAGCAGGTGACTCCGCTCAACCTGGGCAAGCTGATGCCGGTGGAGCCGGACACGGAGCCCGGGAAGCCTCGCGCGACCCGCTGA